TTTTAAATTGTCAGGTGTGTTTCCACATTGGATTTACACTGTCATTTGAGTTTCCACATTAGTTTGACATTGTCAGGTGTGTTTCCACATTAGTTTGACATTGTCAGGTGTGTTTGTACATTAGTTTGACATCGTCATgtgtgtttccacattggtttgacattgtcAGGTGAGTTTCCACATAAGTTTGAAATTGTCAGGTTTGTTTGTACATTAGTTTGATATCGTCATGTGTGTTTCCATATTGGTTTGACATTGTCAGGTGAATTTCCACATTAGTTTGACATTGTCAGGTGTGTGTGTGTacattggtttgacattgtcagatgtgtttccacattggtttgacattgtcAAGTGAGTTTCCACATTGGTTTTACATTGTCAGgtgtgtttccacattggtttgAAATTGTCAGAtgtgtttccacattggtttgACATTTTCAGATGTGTTTCCACATTGCTTTGACATTGTCAGAtgtgtttccacattggtttgacattttcatgtgtgtttccacattggtttgacattgtcatgtgtgtttccacattggtttTACATTGTCAGAtgtgtttccacattggtttTACATTGTCAGATGTGTTTCCACATTAATTTGACATTGTCAGAtgtgtttccacattggtttTACATTGTCATGTGAGTTTCCAAATAGGTTTTATATTGTCATGTGAGTTTCCAAATAGGTTTGACATTGTCCAATGTGTTTCACATTGGTTTGAGAATGTCATgtgtgtttccacattggtttgAGATTGTCATGTGGGTTTCcacattggtttgacattgtcATGTGAGTTTTCAAATTGGTTGGAGATTGCCCTGTGTGTTTGAATGTTGGTAAGACATTGTCAGGTGTGTTTTCACATTGGTTTTACATTGCCTTGTTTGTTACCACATTAATTTGAAATCGTCAATGTGAGTTTCCGAATTGGTTTGAAATTGTCATGCGAGTTTCCGAATTTGTTTGACATTGCCATGTGTGTTTGCACATTAGTTTGACATTGTCATgtgtgtttccacattggtttgacattgtcATGTTTGTTTCCACATTGGTTTGACATTGGCAGGTCTGTTTCCTCATTGGCTTCACATAAGCAGTATGTTTCAACATTGGTTTTACATTGTCAGGTGTGTTTCCACATTGATTTGACATTGTCAGTtgtgtttccacattggtttgACAGAGGCAGGTGTGTTTCCAAATTGGTTTAACATTGTCATGTGAGTTTCTACATTGATTTGACATTGCCATGTGTGTTGCCACATTGGTTTTCCATTTTCAGGCAGGTTTCcacattggtttgacattgtcATGTGTGTTTCCACATTGGTATTACATTGTCATGTTAGTTTCCATATTGGTTTGACATTGTCGGGTGTGTTTCTacattggtttgacattgtcatgtgtgtttccacattggtttTACATTGTCATGTGAGTTTCCACATTGGTTTGACATTTGCAGGTGTGTTTCTACATTAGTTTGACATTGACATGTGTTTCTACATTTGTTTGACATTTGCAGGTGTGTTTCTACATTGATTTGACATTGTCATGTGTGTTTACACATTGGTTTGACATTTGCAGGTGTGTTTCTACATTGGTTTGACATTGGCAGCTGAGTTTCCACATTGATTTAACATTGTCAGgtgtgtttccacattggtttgacattgtcatgtgtgtttccacattggtttgACATTGACAGGTGAGTTTCCACATTAGTTTGACATTGTCAGAtgtgtttccacattggtttgacattgtcAAATGTGTTTCCTTATGGGTTTGCAATTGTCTTGTGTGTTTCCACACTGGTTTGACATTGTCATGTGAATTTCCACATTGATTTGACATTGACAGgtgtgtttccacattggtttgACATTATCAGAtgtgtttccacattggtttgacattgtcAGATGTGTTTCCTCATTGGTTTGCCATTGTCTTGTGTGTTTTCACATTGGTTTGACATTGGCATGTGTGTTTCCACATTGATTTGACATTGGAAGATTTGTTTCCTCATTGGCTTGACATAAGCAGTATGTTATAACATTGGTTTGGCATTGTCATGTTTGTTTCCACATTGGTTTGACATTGGAAGGTCTGTTTCATAATTGGCTTGACATAAGCAgtatttatcaatattgtttttacaTTGTCAGGTGTGTTTCCACATTGATTTGACATTGTCATGTGTGTTTCCACAATGGGATGACATTGACAGGTGTGTTTCCACATGGGTTTTACATTGCCAGGTGTGTTTCTACATTGGTTTGACATTGACATGTGTGTTTCTACATTGGTTTTACATTGGCAGGTTTGTTTTCACATTGGTTTTACATTGACAGGTGTGTTTACACATTGGGTTGACATTGTCATGTGAGTTTCCACATTGATTTTACACTGTTAAGCGAGTTTCCACATTGGTTTTACATTGCCATGTAAGTTTCCACATTGGTTTTACATTGTCATgtgtgtttccacattggttttacattgtcatgtgtgtttccacattggtttgacattgtcAGGTGTGTCTACATTGGTTTGACATTTTAATGTGTGTTTCCACATTAGTTTGACATTGGCAGGTGTGTTTCCACATTGATTTGACATTGTCATGTGAGTTTCCAcattggttttacattttcaggTGTGTTTCTGCATTGGTTTGACATTGTCATGTGTGTTTCTACATAAGTTTGACATTGTCATGTGAGTTTCCAAATAACTTTGACATTGTCAGgtgtgtttccacattggtttgacattggcaggtgtgtttccacattggtttTACATTGCCAGGTGTGTTTTAacattggtttgacattgtcATGTGTGTTTCCACATTGACTTGACATTGGCAGgtgtgtttccacattggtttTACATTGCCAGGTGTGTTTCTACATTGGTTTGACATTGACATGTGTGTTGCCATATTGGCTTGACTTTGGCAGGTTTGTTTCCACATTGATTTTACATTGTCATGTGCGTTTCCACATTGGTTTGACATTGGCAGGTGTGTTTCCAAATGGGTTTGACATTGGCAGgtgtgtttccacattggtttTACATTGGCAGGTGTGTTTCCAAATCGGTTTGACATTGGCAGgtgtgtttccacattggtttTACATTGTTAGGTGTGTTTCTACATTGGTTTTACATTGTCATGTGTGTTTTCACATTGGTTTTACATTGACAGGTGTGTTTCCACATTGGGTTGACATTGTCATGTGAGTTTCCACATTGGTTTTACACTGTCAGGCGAGTTTCCACATTGGTTTTACATTGTCATGTGAGTTTCcacattggtttgacattgtcatgtgtgtttccacattggttttacattgtcatgtgtgtttccacattggtttgacattgtcAGGTGTGTCTACATCAGTTTGACATTGTCATGTGTGTTTCCACATTAGTTTGACATTGGCAGGTGTGTTTCCACATTGATTTGACATTGTCATGTGAGTTTCCAcattggttttacattttcaggTGTGTTTCTGCATTGGTTTGACATTGTCATGTGTGTTTCTACATAAGTTTGACATTGTCATGTGAGTTTCCAAATAACTTTGACATTGTCAGgtgtgtttccacattggtttgacattggcaggtgtgtttccacattggtttTACATTGCCAGGTGTGTTTTAacattggtttgacattgtcATGTGTGTTTCCACATTGACTTGACATTGGCAGGTGTGTTTCCACATTGATTTTACTTGTCATGTGTGTTTCAACATTGGTTTGACATTGTGACAATTTGTCAGGTGTGTTTCCACATTGGTATGACATGGCAGgtgtgtttccacattggttttacattgacaggtgtgtttccacattggtttgacattgtcATGTGAGTTTCCACATTGGTTTTACATTGTCAGATGAGTTTCCAcattggttttacattttcaggtgagtttccacattggtttgacattgtcatgtgtgtttccacattggtttTACATCGTCATGTTTGTTTCCACATTGGTTTTACATTGTCATGTGTGTTTCCTCATTGGTTTGACATTGTCAGGTGTGTCTacattggtttgacattgtcATGTTGGTTTTCACATTAGTTTGACATTGGCAGGTGTGTTTCCACATTGATTTGACATTGTCATGTGAGTTTCCACATTGGTTTTACTTTTTCAGGTGTGTTTGTacattggtttgacattgtcATGTGTGTTTCCACATTAGTTTGACATTGTCAGGTGTGTTTCCACATTGATTTGACATTGTCATGTGCGTTTCCACATTGGTTTTAAATTGTCAGGTGGGTTTTTacattggtttgacattgtcATGTGTGTTTCCACATTCATTTGACATTGGCAGGTGTGTTTCCACATTGATTTGACATTGTCATGTGAGTTTCAACATTGGTTTTACATTGTCAGGTGTGTTTCTACATTGGTTTGACATTGGCATGTGTGTTTCTACATTAGTTTGACATTGTCATGTGAGTTTCCAAATTGATTTGGCATTGTCAGgtgtttccacattggtttgacattgtcaggtgtgtttccacattgaattgacattgtcatgtgtgtttccacattggtttCACATTGGCAGGTGTTTTTCTACATTGGTTTGACAATGTAATGTGAGTTTCCGCATTGTTTTTACATTGGCATGTGAGTTTCGACATTGGTTTTACATTGTCGGGTGTGTTTCTACATTGGCATTGTCATgtgtgtttccacattggtttgACATTGGAATGTCTGTTTCCTCATTGGCTTGACATAAGTAGTATGTTTCAACATTGGTTTTACATTGTCAGGTGTGTTTTCACATTGATTTGACATTGTCATGTGTGTTTCCACATTGATTTGACATTGTCAGGTGTGTTTCCAAATTGGTTTGACAATGTCATTTGTGGTAACATATtggttttaaaaattaaataatcatgTGAGTTTCCAAATTGGTATGACATTGGCAGgtgtgtttccacattggtttgacattgtcATGTTAGTTTCTACATTGGTTTGACGTTGGCAGGTGTGTTTCCACATTGTTTTGATATTGTAATGTGTTTTTCAACATTGGATTGACATTGGCATGTATGTATccacatttgttcaacattttcatgtgtgtttttacattggtttgacattgtcAGGTTTATTTTCACATTGGTTTGGCATTGTCATGTATGTATCCACATTGATTGGACATTGTCACATGTGTCCACATGGGTTTGATATTGTCACGTTTCcacattggtttgacattgtcacatgtatatacattggtttgacattgtcACATGTATCCACATTGATTTGCCATTGTCGTGTGTGTTTCCTAATTGGTTAAACATTTTCATGTGTGATTCAACATTGGTTTGACATAAGGTGTGTTTCCGTAATGGTTTGATATTGTCACATGTTTCAACATTGGTTTCACATTGTCACATGTATCCACATgtgtgtttccacattggtttCACATTTTAATGTGTGTTTCCACAATGGTTTGACATCCTCATGTGTGTTTCTAGATTGGTTTGTCATTGTCTTGTGAGTTTCCGCATTGGTTTGACATTGTAATGTGAATGTCAACATTGGTTGACGTTGTCATGTAAATCCACATTGGTAGACATTGTCACgtgtgtttccacattggttGACATTGTCACTgtgtgtttccacattggttGACATTGTCACATTTgcttattttaacttttttactGTTTCAGAAAGGTGACAACAAGAAAAACAAGTGGCACAAGAGACAGAAAAAAGCTTGAATGGACATAATCATACAAGAACCTGATTCAAGTGCGTCAGGGATAGTACAGAATATGCTGACGACCATCATGCTTCAGTGATATAACTGAGTATGCCTAAGGCATTAATGCATCAGTCAATTTTAACTTGGTTAATATTGTTAAGTATAAAGTTAAAAGTAACATGCAAGGTGTCCCAAGACAAAGGAACCATTTAGATTTGAATAGGATTGCACTTTAATGAAATTCAAAATTTAAGTAAATGAAATTGACCTGGTTTTATGTTCAGGTTATTGTTAACATTCTCTGTCTTAGTTTTCCGTAAAAAAAGTCAATTATAGGCAtgatatatttcacatttaaaaaaaatgcacaaaagcATATACTTGCATgttgtaaatgtatttattttgctATAATTAACAACAAATGCTACatgaataattttataaaactgCAATAAGACACACAGTAAACAGTTGTACTATATACAATGTTAATGACCTCCTTGTAGAGGAACATAAAACGTATGCCTTATGAGATTGGTCCTTACAACACATCAACAAAATGTATGCTGTACtcaatcaaaatataaaaataaggcAGTTTAAATGCCATCATAATGTGGATTTAATTTCAAATAGTAAGACGTAAATGTACATACGGAAGAGAAATTGAGTTACTTTTTGCGCTTAGcaagtatttaaatattgtattttttgtcaTCAATCGCTTTCTATGACAATTGATATACTACACACTGTCACTGTTTTAAAGGTTGGTTATAAACTGGGttcattaatttaatgtgttacTTGTATTTACAGCAACCGTTTGATAAAGCCCCAAATATGGGAAGAATAGTGTTAGTTTACATCATTTTCTGATGACATTATTATAAATAGTCCAGATAGCATGGTATAGGGAATAGGGAAAATAGCTAGCAgcaaaattcaaatttaaagtacgtttacatgtattttaatgattgAAAAGCATGTATTTTGTGATTATATTCTAAAACAGGTTTAGAATAaaacttaaaaagtatttatacttttcactgttatttgtcactgtttgaaacagtttaTCACCAGTTTTAAATCACTGATGTTTCCTTATAAACCACAACAACGAATAATAATCATTGTTATACACCACTTTGGATGCTTCAACTCATTTTTTACACATACAACAAATTGCTAAATTTTATTAGCACCATATTTAACGCAACAAAACAAAGTGAAAGTATGTTTACTAAAAGGCGAACCCTTTTCAGAATTAGCATTCAAGACAACACATGCATACAGTACACATAGTAGACATATACATATCTAGTTCCACAATTTATGTAGATTAGTCGCCAAATATCTACAGATCTATTTGCATAATATATATGATACAGTTGCTAAATTTATATAGATCTAgctgcaaatatatatatatatatatattatatatatggcaCCATGTTAAACCAAGTTTGTAAATGACCATAATACATTTGTTCAAAAAAGAATCATTGAGCAAATCAAGACTGGAAGCAATTATCGTCACTATATTGAACAATAGCATAAATATGAACTGATAGTTTATATTTGTTATTCTACTCAACTATGAACGAAGATATGTAACATGTAATCATTAAGTTAACTAGAATGAACCTATCTTTTAAGTAAATTAACACAAATCCTAAAATTCCAGAGTGTTTTCAATTGAatgattactttttattatttgatttttaaaacaaacaagcatttacataatttttatgcaaaaaaccctgcattaattattttttatctgtGCATAATGTTAAAAGGAGTTCTTTATATTGTCCGTCATCCGTGATAATTCAGTCGCCTTATACGCGCATTGAACACTCTATGACAACAGACATCCAAAATATCGATGACGTTAACCATTCAGTAAGGCATGTGTTCTGCAACAGATTGGTATGACGTCAGACTGAGGCTGTTGAATGGCCTGTCGAACTTCGTTCTACTCATCTGATCCGTAAGCGTTCCGCCGGGCATGCGCATGTTGATAAAGTCCCACAATGCCTTGTAGCAGAACCGGAACTGGTCCTGCAAAAAAGAAAACATTCGTGTcaagtaaaactaaaacaatgttaataaaatagTGAATAAGTTATTTGTCTTTTCATAtgacataaataattaaataggGTTAATTAAAAGCCGTACAGTGACGTCAGCATATTTGCAAAGAAGACGGGGGACTCTTTCATCGAATTAGTGTACGAACTTTGGAATTAACAGGAAACATCAGAATTCTAGTAATTGTCAAAAGTGCCAGAATCCCAAAAACAATTTTGTATGTCAACAACTTAATTTAAGATTACAAGGATCATTGCGTATTTGGCCGACTATGGGATCGGACGACATAATTGAATTAATACTATGTATTTATACTATGCTAAGTGACTAACTGTTGACTACTGATATGCGATCGCATACGCTGACTTTTACACAAACATAAAACTGAAGTATACTTACTAAGGTGTCGACAATCTGATTACGGCGTCTCTTCAAGTGTTTCACAGTATGCAGGACGTCCACTTCGCTCTCGTCCTGTACCTTCTCGCAAAGAACGCTGACGGCTATAAATAGACCACCGTGCGTAGCGCCATCTTTACAGTGCACGAGAATAGGCGTGGTGTCATTGTTATTGACAGTCTGCCAATCATTTACCAGATCTATCACATCCAGAAGCATGGATTTCGATTTTGGTACAAACTCCGAATCAGACCAAGCATTGAACTGAAACTGACGAATATGGCGCCGATTGCTGACATCGTTCATGTAGGTGAGTTTCAGATTTCTAATCGTTATGTTTTCTTGCTGGTAGACGTCCACAGTCTCAACAAAGAATGGCTCGAATTGCTTCATATGGTCTTCCGGCCAGTATTCCGCGCATGTATCGTCTTCGTGCATCATGGGCTCCATCATGACAATGGTGTATATTTCGAGGTCATAGACGAGCCTCCAAAAGTCGATCACTGTCGTATGCAGAGGTGTCTGAGTAATCACAAAATGGCCGGTTTTTCTGTGACTATCCAAAAACACCGCATTTATATAATCGCTTCGTCCCGGTGTGGTCAATACTGGTCTGTGAACGTCCGGAGGAACTATTTCAATGTAGCGGTTTGTGTTGAAATTTACGGGTAGAAATGCAATTGAACATGAGGTTTGGAAGAGTTTACGGGTGAATAAGGACAGACTTTTGAACTGACCATGCAAGTAGGAATGACCATTAGACGGGTTTTTCATAGTAAGTAAATGATAGCGTCCCTTCAAGTCATCGGGGCCTGTCCACGTATCGCCAGCATGCATAGCCTCGAAAATTGTCTCgtaaataaataagtattgcTTCACCGTTCGGACCATACATGTTCGATTGTTGCGCATCTTTCTCACGAAGGAAAACACACTGATTCTCCCTTCATCTGCATATTGGGACATCAGCGAGTCGACAGCGATGAAAACTCCGCTGCGACTTACCCCCGTACCGCAGTGGACAACGACCGGCGTTTCGTTCTTGTTTTGGTACAAGCTTACTTTCCTGCGCAGTTCTATCAGCGGGATAGGGTCGTCTGGAACGCCGTGTTCCGGCCAGTAAGTGGCCTCAAACTGGTACACGATCTGCCAATCCTCGTCTCCCTCGCGCTTGATTCTAAGCTGACGTATAACGTACGATGCGTACTCCTGTACATCCACGCACTCCAGTAGGAACGACCCGTAGCGCACCCGTCCGTGTTCGGGCCAGTACTGGGTACACTTGACGATGTTGTCCTCCACAATATGGGACATCATGACAATCACCTGCACTTCATACTGGTACACCATCCGCCAGAAGTCAAGGACCGTCTCGTCGTCGAACGGGCTCTGAGCCGCGATATACTCGTGCTGATGCCTGTATCCCTTCACGAAGTTGGCGTTGATGTATGTCGACGATGAGTCAGGGTCGGGGTCAAGAATGACTCGGGTTTGATCGTACGGTATCAGATGACTGAATCTGTTCTTGGTCCGGTTTTCTCGCCGCTCCGCGATCTCACAGGCTTGCGTCAGTCCATGCGGTAAGTTGGCGAATTCGTCGTGAAATGTGATGGGCGCGCCGTCACTTGCGATGACCACAGAGCTGTTAATGTTGGGGTGATTGTCGACGGGAAGGTACTCTCTGCCGGCGGTGATGAACCTGCTTTCTCGCAGCGAATATATTTTGTTCCAAAACTTGTGCGGGTCGTAGTCATCGAATCTGTACACTTTTAGGTTAAAGTCGTCTGCTTCGTTTATGAAGGGATCAAAGTTAGGACCCGCTTGATGGCGACGAAGCACCAAgcatataattattgttataattattgcaactaatatgATCACTAACACTATGATAGGAATGATCCAGTTCAGATTGGAGGTCGCAAGTACCTCTTTAGGCGCGATTATCGGCAACACAGTTTCCGCTTTAATCGGATTAAGCGTGTTGGAATAATTGTATTTGCAAATATCGCGAAAATAAATAGTGATTATAAAGTATATGCTATATAAGTGATTTTCTGTCAGTGCCCCGTTGGTGTATGGTTCCCGTTCGTACGTTTTGTCACCAATCACGAATACAGTTCTCCTCAGAAGCTCAGACTGGGTAAAATTCCTTATTATTTTGCCCGGAATTTCATTAATCCCAGGGCACGTACTGTTACTATTACTAGTAGCGCGAGCAGGACGCGCCGTAACGTCATCGATTGCGAGCAGGTACCCGTACGCGTAGGCCGTTGACGTCATAACCTCCGGTTCTAGCGCGACGGTTATTGTTGAGGCGGTCGTGTTGAGCACTTCCGGTACCTTTGGCCTGGGAGGATCAGGCTGCTCGGTGGAGAAGGTCAGGATAACTGGTTCCCCGTATCCGGCAGGGCTCCAAGCGACGATTGTGAAATCATAGAAAGTACCGGGCTTCAGATTACACACTAACGCTGAAGTGTTATTTGTCTGCAGAGTATTCTTTGTTTCAGATAGCACTCCCTTTTCTTCATAGCTCACCTGTAAATTAAAGAAACAGAAATAATAGGTCatggaacatttgttttaaatacgtACATATGTGTGAACATCTGCTTGCAATAAAGACGTATGCGGGTATGTCAGATTTTAAGTAAATACGATGTACAGCACTGAAATGACCGTACGTTATATGACGTCACAGAGTCGTCGGCGTTTTGCCACGTCAGTTTCAGACAGGTCTCATTTCTGACATCGACGTCGGACGTGACGTTGGTTGACGCTAAGGGAACAGACTTCAGCGTTGTCAGCGACTGGACGTTTGTCGTGTTTCCGGCGCCTGCACGGGTGCTTGCCGTGGCCTGAAAAGTGAGCAAACATTGATTAAGTTCGGGCGACTTTAAAAAGTTCAATTTTACTTTAGTCAATCTTATGTTTGCCTGGTTATGTATACAAAACGAAAAAGCAAGCATGTGGTATcgctttgattataattattgGTAGATTGGTATACTTCAAAACAacgcaaacttaaaaaaaaatgatatagTATTTCCACACCATGAATCATTGCATGTCACAGTACATTTAAGGAACATTTACAcaattatacaaaaacatataCTTGGATCTTACAAAGTTGCTTTTGTTAACACAAATTATAGCATTGCTGTCAACATTTGTTGAGATGCTTTTGACATTAAAATCACATTTCATGTTTAAGGATGCTTCTTCAAAAAACATTGAATAAATCAAGCTCTTTAACATTTCTTGACTAACGCATAAGCAtttataaaaatcaaagcgctgaaggcactgatttTTTTctctgttgtataatcttagacgcaactctgttttcaaaattatgttatagctttttatatcgcaagtttgaaatgaccacaacccattcaaatttataaagagtgtcttaaagcacaggtcgagatgtgttgttttttttttcaaatcattgatacagataatcagtgtgcacaggctaatcttatttgacatgcattaagccccgttttccctgaaagcagccaatatgtacagatttcaacgATAAACACTAggctggccaacgttgtcttacaagctgtgaaatacttttgaatacatacacactatgtagtgtaccagtgggaattataaacaggcagatgcggtggttagagcagacgctcctagcattcgtctCTGCTCCTAACATTTGTcatctgcttaattttactgcagttatctacacaggcagtcacgggttacggttcctagcgtacttaacgcagactgacttgcaaaattgcctctacattatttgtgagctaacgctcacaaataacaAACCATACgatgagttaaaaaaaattataagtaaaaGTTTCAACAACTCCACCAACGGACTGCCGTTGGTTTCCGACGCGACTCCGAACAAGGCGTACCTCTATGAAATACTCCGTGAGAGGTTCCAATCCAGGCACTGTGAACGTGTAGGAAGTGACACCGGACTGGAAGCTTTGGCTGCGACTCACACTTCCGGTTTCATTGCGCTTAAACACGCGCACGGACAGCAGCGTCAGTACGCCGTTAGTTACGTCAGGAACGCGTACAGTGACGGTGATTGACGTCGCCGCTGCGGTAATTTTCTCGATACTCGGTGGCCCCGGCACTATAGCATACACATTTGCTACTTAAACGTTGAATACAAGAATTCTCAAATGGCTTATATTGCTATACATATGGACAATTGtttttagaaagtatttacacAAGTACATGTACTACGAATTTACTCTGTTAACATGTTCGCATTTTAATTGTTATTCTGACACAAATATACCAACCGAGCAATACCACACGGAAACAGGATCACGTCCACATGTGAAAGGCACGCAGTCGTTAGTTGTGACTTAAACATACCTCCTTCTGCAGTCGTGAACTCGGTCAGGTTCGACATGTTGGGGCCTGCACCAAGGCTGT
This is a stretch of genomic DNA from Dreissena polymorpha isolate Duluth1 chromosome 7, UMN_Dpol_1.0, whole genome shotgun sequence. It encodes these proteins:
- the LOC127838313 gene encoding receptor-type tyrosine-protein phosphatase S-like isoform X2, with the translated sequence MSFSALHRNMATLAGFLIVIVLHIQAVGGSTTLQPASDVCKTCRVNQYCPLNTPACFDCHISCTNCTSYGENHCLQCKLGYRNVSGTCGLCPPNTFGPDCASTCRCLNPQDPAECDPANGHCASSQCAQGWQGVPTCQTPCSEGSFGSGCVQACHCPPGDTCSPVNGLCSSGACAIGWASTGCQNELPQLDNPPDAVDVSCANVTVTWLGWRSGVDRGETTATIKRYELYSTYRPVEHYEPWKFVASVTHNKTAGSYQINLTNLVPDVDYKFRVDVIQEAPGGKDMPAMTGKNSTPVFILCTETTTTSTTPEPTTTTKKPPDSNLLDDSKIRYQVFRNNISGRHEITVTWGLRDAVNNETRVIVTLTLSRVKYAGSDCALFENGTAVIRRDLAREGTQLITEGVTPWTEYSLNISASNSTLNISDFRTYSLTTLEDVPSPLGKVENVRVVDVTKTGGVIQWSPLNCSLRHGSLRQYRVYVFNMMTSLQLVLNDTSITRITSTTGDIFIYQTNALKPYTKYGINVVFENSLGAGPNMSNLTEFTTAEGVPGPPSIEKITAAATSITVTVRVPDVTNGVLTLLSVRVFKRNETGSVSRSQSFQSGVTSYTFTVPGLEPLTEYFIEATASTRAGAGNTTNVQSLTTLKSVPLASTNVTSDVDVRNETCLKLTWQNADDSVTSYNVSYEEKGVLSETKNTLQTNNTSALVCNLKPGTFYDFTIVAWSPAGYGEPVILTFSTEQPDPPRPKVPEVLNTTASTITVALEPEVMTSTAYAYGYLLAIDDVTARPARATSNSNSTCPGINEIPGKIIRNFTQSELLRRTVFVIGDKTYEREPYTNGALTENHLYSIYFIITIYFRDICKYNYSNTLNPIKAETVLPIIAPKEVLATSNLNWIIPIIVLVIILVAIIITIIICLVLRRHQAGPNFDPFINEADDFNLKVYRFDDYDPHKFWNKIYSLRESRFITAGREYLPVDNHPNINSSVVIASDGAPITFHDEFANLPHGLTQACEIAERRENRTKNRFSHLIPYDQTRVILDPDPDSSSTYINANFVKGYRHQHEYIAAQSPFDDETVLDFWRMVYQYEVQVIVMMSHIVEDNIVKCTQYWPEHGRVRYGSFLLECVDVQEYASYVIRQLRIKREGDEDWQIVYQFEATYWPEHGVPDDPIPLIELRRKVSLYQNKNETPVVVHCGTGVSRSGVFIAVDSLMSQYADEGRISVFSFVRKMRNNRTCMVRTVKQYLFIYETIFEAMHAGDTWTGPDDLKGRYHLLTMKNPSNGHSYLHGQFKSLSLFTRKLFQTSCSIAFLPVNFNTNRYIEIVPPDVHRPVLTTPGRSDYINAVFLDSHRKTGHFVITQTPLHTTVIDFWRLVYDLEIYTIVMMEPMMHEDDTCAEYWPEDHMKQFEPFFVETVDVYQQENITIRNLKLTYMNDVSNRRHIRQFQFNAWSDSEFVPKSKSMLLDVIDLVNDWQTVNNNDTTPILVHCKDGATHGGLFIAVSVLCEKVQDESEVDVLHTVKHLKRRRNQIVDTLDQFRFCYKALWDFINMRMPGGTLTDQMSRTKFDRPFNSLSLTSYQSVAEHMPY
- the LOC127838313 gene encoding receptor-type tyrosine-protein phosphatase S-like isoform X3 — translated: MPAMTGKNSTPVFILCTETTTTSTTPEPTTTTKKPPDSNLLDDSKIRYQVFRNNISGRHEITVTWGLRDAVNNETRVIVTLTLSRVKYAGSDCALFENGTAVIRRDLAREGTQLITEGVTPWTEYSLNISASNSTLNISDFRTYSLTTLEDVPSPLGKVENVRVVDVTKTGGVIQWSPLNCSLRHGSLRQYRVYVFNMMTSLQLVLNDTSITRITSTTGDIFIYQTNALKPYTKYGINVVFENSLGAGPNMSNLTEFTTAEGVPGPPSIEKITAAATSITVTVRVPDVTNGVLTLLSVRVFKRNETGSVSRSQSFQSGVTSYTFTVPGLEPLTEYFIEATASTRAGAGNTTNVQSLTTLKSVPLASTNVTSDVDVRNETCLKLTWQNADDSVTSYNVSYEEKGVLSETKNTLQTNNTSALVCNLKPGTFYDFTIVAWSPAGYGEPVILTFSTEQPDPPRPKVPEVLNTTASTITVALEPEVMTSTAYAYGYLLAIDDVTARPARATSNSNSTCPGINEIPGKIIRNFTQSELLRRTVFVIGDKTYEREPYTNGALTENHLYSIYFIITIYFRDICKYNYSNTLNPIKAETVLPIIAPKEVLATSNLNWIIPIIVLVIILVAIIITIIICLVLRRHQAGPNFDPFINEADDFNLKVYRFDDYDPHKFWNKIYSLRESRFITAGREYLPVDNHPNINSSVVIASDGAPITFHDEFANLPHGLTQACEIAERRENRTKNRFSHLIPYDQTRVILDPDPDSSSTYINANFVKGYRHQHEYIAAQSPFDDETVLDFWRMVYQYEVQVIVMMSHIVEDNIVKCTQYWPEHGRVRYGSFLLECVDVQEYASYVIRQLRIKREGDEDWQIVYQFEATYWPEHGVPDDPIPLIELRRKVSLYQNKNETPVVVHCGTGVSRSGVFIAVDSLMSQYADEGRISVFSFVRKMRNNRTCMVRTVKQYLFIYETIFEAMHAGDTWTGPDDLKGRYHLLTMKNPSNGHSYLHGQFKSLSLFTRKLFQTSCSIAFLPVNFNTNRYIEIVPPDVHRPVLTTPGRSDYINAVFLDSHRKTGHFVITQTPLHTTVIDFWRLVYDLEIYTIVMMEPMMHEDDTCAEYWPEDHMKQFEPFFVETVDVYQQENITIRNLKLTYMNDVSNRRHIRQFQFNAWSDSEFVPKSKSMLLDVIDLVNDWQTVNNNDTTPILVHCKDGATHGGLFIAVSVLCEKVQDESEVDVLHTVKHLKRRRNQIVDTLDQFRFCYKALWDFINMRMPGGTLTDQMSRTKFDRPFNSLSLTSYQSVAEHMPY